A segment of the Streptomyces sp. L2 genome:
CAGCGAGGCCAGCAGCGCCATCCCCGTCCCCGTGGCGTCCAGGCCCTGGAAACCCTGCCAGGCGCCGAGCACCGTCAGCACCCCGAGGAAGCCGAGGCCGAGCCCCGCGACCCGCACCCGGGTGGGCCGGTCCTCGGACAGTGCGACCAGCGACAGGATCATGCCCCACAGCGGTGACGTGGCGTTGCAGACGCCGGCCAGCGTGGACGGGATCGTCAGCTCGGCGAAGGCGAAGAGGGAGAACGGCAGGGCGTTGAGGAAGAATGCGGCGACCGCCATGTGGGCCCACGTCCGCCCGCCGCGCGGCAGGCGCTCCCGCTTCACGGCCATCGCCGCCGCCAGCACCGCCGTACCGAAGACCAGCCGCCCGAGGGTGACCTGGAACGGCGCGTAACCCTCCGTCCCCACCTTGATCAACAGAAAGCTGAAGCCCCAGATCAGCGACAGCGCGCCGAAGCGGAGACGCCAGTCGAGGCGCGGGCCGGGGACGGCCGGGGAGGGGGACCGGGGCGGGGCGGAGGAGGTGACGGTGCTGCTGCTCATGACGTCAACGATGCGGCCAACAATCTCGTAGCACAATCGAGATTTCCCACCGAATACCTCTTAGAATCACTTACATGTTGAACCTGGAGCGCCTGCGCACCCTCGACGCCCTCGCCCGGCACGGATCGGTCAGCGCCGCCGCCGAAGCGCTGCACGTCACCACCTCCGCGGTCTCGCAGCAGCTCGGCAAGCTGGAGCGGGAGGTCGCCCAGCAGCTCCTTGCCAAGAACGGGCGCGGTGTGCGGCTCACCGACGCCGGCCGGCTGCTGTCCGAGCACGCGGCCCGCATCCTCTCGCAGGTGGAACTCGCCCAGTCCGACCTGGAGGCGCACCGCGGACAGGTCGTCGGCGAACTCCGGCTCTCCGCGTTCCCCACCGCCGCCCGCGGCCTCTTCCCCACCGCGCTCGCCGGGCTCCGCGCCGAACACCCGGGGCTGCGGGTGCGCTCCAGCGAACTGGAACCGGAGAACGGCATCGCCGGCGTCGTGCGCGGCGACCTCGACCTCGCGGTCGTCCTCGACTGGTACAACAAGCCGATGCCCGTGCCCGACGGCCTGGTCAAGGCGCCCCTGCTGGACGACCCGGCCGACGTCGCCCTGCCCGTGGGGCACCGGCTCGCGGACCGGGAGGAGGTGGACCTCGCCGAGTTCGCCGAGGACGAGTGGATCACCTGGGGTGAGGGCGAGTTCTGCCACGAGTGGCTCATCTTCACCCTGCGCTCGAAGGGCGTCGAGCCGATCGTCGGCCACCGGGCCGGTGAGACCCACACCCAGCTCGGCCTGGTCGCCGCCGGACTGGGCGTGTGCATCGCCCCGCTGCTCGGGCGCGACCCGGTGCCGCCGGGGGTCGTCATGGTCCCGCTCGCCCAGCGCGTGCGCCGGCACGTCTACGTCGTCTGGCGGGCCGACGCCGACCGCCGCCCCTCCATCCGCGCCGCCGTCGGCGCCCTCAGGGCGGCGGCCCGGCAGTTCGGCTGAGCCCCACGGGCCTCCGGCGCCAGGTGCCGCAAGATCAGGAAGCGCCCAGCTTCCGGAAGTCCCAGGAGACGGTCTTCTCCGGCGTCAGCCGCACCCAGGCGTGCCGCCCGTCGTGCGGCATCTCGTCCAGGCCGAAGTTCTTGCGCGCGAACAGCGTCTCGGCGGTGTCCAGTTCGGCGCACAGCTCCCCGGTGCGCGGGGCCTCGCCCACGAACTCCACCCGCCCGGACAGCTCGACGCCGCGCAACTGGTCGTACTCCTCGCCCGAGTCGACCACGACCGCCACCCGCGGGTCGCGGCGCAACTGCGCCCAGCGCCTGCTGCGCACCACCGAGTACAGCCACAGCGACGCGCCGTCCCAGGCGAACCACAGCGCGCTGACGTGCGGTGCGCCGTCCGCCGAGACGGTCGCCACCCGGCAGGTCCGCTGCGCGGTGAGAAACGCGTCCAGCTCGCCCGGCGTCATCATGATCTTCCGGCCCCGGCGCTGTTCGGTGACGGTCATGCGGTCCCTCTTCTCCCACGTCGTGCCAGAGGCTTCCCTTGACTCCCGTACCGGAGCTGATCCTCTGACATCACGTCAGAAAAGGGAATGGGGCGTCTTCCCCTCGCACGCCCCGCTGGTTACGCTCGCCGCCCGCATCGTGTCGACAAGCCCGCGTGTACAGGCCGGTGCGGGCAAGCCCGAGTGGACAAGACCGTTCGGACAAGGGGGCGTCATGCCGTCGTACGACCGCCTCGGCGAGCTGCTCGATCCCGCCGGCACCGTCCTGCTCACCGTCGAGTGCCAGCAGGGGGTGGTCGGCCCGGACGGAGCGCTGCCCGACCTGGCCCGCGAGGCCCGGAGCGCCGTGGGCAACGTGGCCCGGCTGGTCGCCGCCGCGCACGCGAGCGGGGTCCAGGTGATCCACGCCGTCGCCGAACGCCGACCGGACGGCCGGGGCGCGAGCCGCAACGCCCGCCTGTTCCGCGCCGCCGAACGGCTGCCCGTGCGGCAGCTGACCGGCACCGCCGCGGTGCGCGTCGCACCGCCCATCGAGGTCGCGCGGGAGGACATCGTCGTACGACGGCTGCACGGCCTCTCCCCGGTCCAGGGCACCGAGGTCGACGCCCTGCTGCGCAACCTCGGCTGCCGCACGCTGATCGTCACCGGCGTCTCGGCCAACGTCGCGATCCCCAACGCCGTGTTCGACGCCGTCAACCGCGGCTACACCGCCGTCGTCCCGGCCGACGCCATCGCGGGCGTGCCCGCCGACTACACCGACGCGATGATCCGCAACACCCTCGCGCTGGTCGCCACGGTGACCAGCACCGAGGACGTGCTCCGCCATCTCGGACGGTCGCGCGGGACTGCCTGAGGGCTCAGGCCAGCGCGATCTCGTCGCCGGACACGGTGATCTTCTCGGCCGGCAGCGCCTGCGTCGCGGGGCCCTGTTTCACACTGCCGTCCTCGACCGAGAAGTGGCTCTTGTGGCAGGGGCAGATGATCGCGCCGTCGGCGATCGTGGTCACCGCGCAGCCCTGATGGGTGCACTTCGACGAGAACGCCTTGAACGTGCCCGCAGTGGGCTGGGTGACCACCACGCCGTGGTCCTTGAAGATCTTGCCGCCGCCCTCCGGGATGTCCGAGGTCTTGGCGAGCGAGGTGCTCCCGGCCGCGCCATCGGCCTGCGCCCCTGTCGAACCCGACGACCCCGTCGAGCCGGAGGACCCGGACGAGCCCGAGCCCGTCGTGACGCTGTTCGACGAGTCGGCGCCCGACCCGCACGCGGTCAGCGCGGCGGCGAGCCCCGCCGCTCCGGCCGCCGCCGCGACGACGGTACGGCGGGTCGGTCCCGGCGTGGGACGGGGCGATGCGCTGCTCATGACGGTTTCCCTTCGCGGAGCTTGCTCGTGATCCGCCCAGGGGTACGGGCCACGGGCACCACCCGTTCAGCGAGGACCCCGGATCCGCGGCCCGCACACCAGTAACCTGGGGCGATGCTCAAGGAAGTCACCGTGACCCGCTACATCACGCCCCTGCGTGAGGGCGGTTCGCTGCCGGGGCTCGTCGAGGCCGACGACTTCGGGACCTACGTCATCAAGTTCACCGGCGCCGGCCAGGGCCGCAAGACGCTCGTCGCCGAGGTGGTGTGCGGCGAACTCGCCCGCCGGCTCGGCTTCCGGATGCCCCGGCTGGTCACCCTCCACCTCGACGCCGTCCTCGGACTCGGCGAGCCCGAACAGCAGGTCCAGGAGCTGCTCAGGTCCAGCGGCGGCACCAACCTCGGCATGGACTTCCTCTCCGGCGTCCTCGGCTTCGACCCGCTGGCCTTCCCGGTGGACCCGGCGGAGGCCGGCCGGATCGTCTGGTTCGACGCGCTCGTCAACAACGTCGACCGCTCCTGGCGCAACCCCAACCTGCTGGTGCACCGCGGCGAGCTGTGGCTCATCGACCACGGCGCCACGATGATCTGGCACCACAACTGGCCCTCCGCCGCCGCCTCCGCGGCCCGCCCCTACGACGCCTCGGACCACGCCCTCGCCCGCTGCGCACCCGACGTCGCGGCCGCGGCGGCCGAGCTGGCGCCCCTGGTCACCGAGGACCTGCTCGCCGAGGTCACCGCCGCGGTACCCGACGCCTGGCTCGCCGACGAACCCGGCTTCACCGGCCCCGACGACCTGCGCCGGGCCTACGCGCGGCCGCTCCTCGCGCGGGCCGCCGTCGTCCATGAGCGCATCACCGGCATCGAGGAGGGCGCGTGAGCGAGCACCACATCCACATGGCCGGACATGTCGTCGAGCGCCACATCACCCGGGCGGGCCAGGGTGGCGACCGGGACGTGTTCGAGTACGCGCTGCTGCGGGTCGTACCCCGCGTCGAGCGGGGGGAGTGCATCAACGCGGGCGTGCTCGTCTACTGCCGCGCCCACGCCTACGTCGGCGCCCGCACCCACCTCGACGAGGCCCGGCTGCTCGCGCTCGACCCGCGGGCCGATGTGGCCGGGGTGCGGGCCGCGCTCGGCGCCGTCGAGCGCGTGTGCGAGGGCGGGGACGGGGCGGGGCAGGCGGCCCGCGACGACGCCGGGCGGCGCTTCCGCTGGCTGATCGCGCCGCGTTCCACGGTCCTGCGGCCGGGGCCGGTGCACACCGGGCTGACCGTCGATCCGGCCGCCGAGGCCGAGCGCCTGCTGGACCTCCTGGTGAGGTAATGGATCACACCGCCACGTGTGCCGTTGACACCGGGTGCCAAGGCTTCTAGCGTCACGTGCGGAGAAGGTACTAAGCGGTCGCTCACCGCATGACGAAGGTCCCGCCGGGGCCTGACAGGTTCTCTCAAGGGCGAGGAGAAGCAGCAATGTCCACCACTGAACAGCGGGTCGCGATCGTCACCGGCGCGGCGCGCGGCATCGGCGCCGCCACCGCCGTACGACTGGCCGCCGGGGGGCGCGCGGTCGCCGTGATCGACCTCGACGAGGCCGCCTGCAAGGACACGGTCGAGAAGATCACCGCGGCCGGCGGCAAGGCCATCGCGGTCGGCGCCGACGTCTCCGACGAGGCGCAGGTCGCCGCGGCCGTGGCGCGCGTCGCCGACGAGCTGGGCGCTCCGACCATCCTCGTCAACAACGCCGGCGTGCTCCGCGACAACCTGCTGTTCAAGATGAGCGTCTCCGACTGGGACACCGTCATGAGCGTGCACCTGCGCGGCTCCTTCCTGATGACCAAGGCCGTCCAGAAGCACATGGTCGACGCCGGCTTCGGCCGCGTCGTCAACCTGTCCTCGTCCTCGGCGCTCGGCAACCGCGGCCAGGTCAACTACTCGGCCGCCAAGGCCGGACTCCAGGGCTTCACCAAGACCCTCGCGATCGAGCTGGGCAAGTTCGGCATCACCGCCAACGCCGTCGCCCCCGGCTTCATCGCCACCGAGATGACCAAGGCCACCGCCGACCGCGTCGGCATGGGCTTCGACGACTTCAAGAAGGCCGCCGCCACCCAGATCCCGGTGCAGCGCGTCGGTGAGCCCGAGGACATCGCGAACGCCATCGCCTTCTTCACCGGCGAGGCCGCCGGATTCGTCTCCGGCCAGGTGCTGTACGTCGCCGGCGGACCGCTCGACTAGGGGATGACGGATCATGACTGAACTCCCCGAGCTCTCGGGACGCGCCGCGCTCGTCACCGGCGCCAGCCGCGGCATCGGCTACGGCATCGCCGAGGCCCTGGTCGCCCGCGGCGACCGCGTGTGCATCACCGGCCGCAACGAGGACGCCCTGAAGGAGGCCGTCGAGACGCTCGGCTCCGACCGGGTCATCGGCGTCGCCGGCAAGGCCCACGACCTCGACCACCAGAGCGAGGCCGTCGCCCGCACCATGGAGGCCTTCGGCCGCGTCGACTTCCTGGTCAACAACGCCGGCACCAACCCGGTGTTCGGGCCGATCGCCGACCTCGACCTGAACGTCGCCCGCAAGGTGTTCGAGACCAACGTCGTCTCGGCGCTCGGCCTCGCCCAGAAGACCTGGCACGCCTGGCAGAAGGACAACGGCGGCGCCATCGTCAACATCGCCTCCATCGCGGGCCTCGCGCCCTCACCCTTCATCGGCGCCTACGGCATCAGCAAGGCGGCGATGATCAACCTCACCCAGCAGTTGGCGCACGAGTTCGCGCCGAAGGTACGGGTCAACGCCATCGCCCCGGCCGTCGTCAAGACCAAGTTCGCCCAGGCCCTGTACGAGGGCCGGGAGGCCGAGGCGGCCGCCGCCTACCCGCTCGGCCGGCTCGGCGTGCCCTCCGACATCGGCGGAGCCGCCGCCTTCCTCACCTCCGAGCAGTCCGCCTGGGTCACCGGTCAGACGCTCGTCGTGGACGGCGGCCTCTTCCTCAACGCCGGCGTGTGATCACCACGTTCCGGGCGCCGCGCCTGCCATGAGCGGCGCCCGGAACGCCGTACAAGATCGGGACGTCCGGATGACAACGTAGTCATCGCGAAATCGATCAAGAACCCCTGTTCCAGGGGTGGTTCACGGCACGGGGCGCTGCGGTATGGTCTGCCGACCCTTGGTATGGCAGATCGAGGAGCGTGCGCGTGTTCAACCGGAACCGATTCCTGCGGAGAGTCGCGGCGATCGCGTCCATATCCCTGGTGGCCGGATGCGGTCTGCTGTCGAACGGCTCCGACAGCGAGGGCACGATCGTCGTGGGCACCACCAGCGCCCCGAGCACGCTGGACCCCGCGGCCTCCTGGGACGGCTCGTGGGAGCTGTTCCGCAACATCTACCAGACCCTCCTCGCCTACCCCAGCGGTGCGACCACCCCGCAGCCCGACGCCGCCGAGAGCTGCTCCTTCACGGACAACAGCAGCCGCACCTACCGCTGCACGCTGCGCGCCGGCATGAAGTTCGCCGACGGCGACGCGCTGGACGCCAAGGCCGTCCAGCACTCCATCGACCGCATCCGCACCATCAACGCCCCCAGCGGTCCGGCCGGGCTGCTCGGCAGCCTGGACAGCGTCGACACCAAGGGTGACCGCGAGGTGGTCTTCCACCTCAACAAGCCCGACGCGACCTTCCCGTTCGTGCTGGCCACCCCCGCCATGTCGATCGTCGACCCCGACGACTACCCCGCGAACTCCCTGCGCAAGGACGACAAGGTCTACGGCTCCGGCCCGTACCAGCTCAAGTCGTACGACGAGGGCAAGGAGGCCGTCCTCGTCCGCAACGACAACTACAAGGGCTTCGCCAAGCGGCAGAACGACGCGGTGACCATCCGCTACTTCCAGGACTCCTCCGAGATGGTCAAGGCACTGCGTGACAAGCAGATCGACGTGACCTACCGGGGCCTGGCCGCCGACGACATCATCGCCCTGCAGAAGCACGGCAACAGCGACCTGCAACTGGTCGACGGCGCCGGCATCGACATCAGCTACCTGGTCTTCAACCCCAAGGACTCCTGGGCCAAACAGCCGGCCGTCCGCAAGGCCGTCGCCCAGGTCATCGACCGCGGGGCGATCGCGCACAAGGTCTACAAGGACACCGTCGACCCGCTGTACTCCATGGTCCCCAAGGGCCTGACCGGTCACACCACCGGCTTCTTCGACGACTACGGCTACCCGAGCGTCTCCAAGGCCCGGTCGATCCTCAAGGACGCGGGCATCACCCAGAAGGTCCCGCTCACCTTCTGGTACACCACCGACCGCTACGGCTCCGAGACCGGCCTGATGTTCAAGGAGCTCAAGCGGCAGCTGGACGACTCCGGGCTGTTCACGATCACGCTCCAGAGCCGCCCCTGGAAGAGCTACGTGGTCGGCTACCAGAAGGGCGAGTACCCGGTGTTCGGCCGCGGCTGGTTCCCGGACTTCCCCGACGCCGACAACTTCATCGCCCCGTTCGTGGGGCAGCAGAACGCCCTCGGCACGCCGTACCCGGCGCCGGAGATCACCAACAAGCTGCTGCCGCACTCCCGCCGCGAGAGCGACCGCGGCCAGGTGGTCAAGGACCTGGAGCAGGCGCAGCAGATCCTGGTCAACGACGCCCGGTTGATCCCGCTGTGGCAGGGCCGGCAGTACGTGGCCGCCAGCGACGACATCTCGGGCGGCGAGCAGGCCCTCGACCCGTCGACGATCATGGAGATGTGGATGCTCCACCGCAAGACCAGCTGGTGACCCGGCGAAGCGCCCTCGCGGCACCGGTTGTCAGTGGTCGCCTGTAGGTTCTGAAGCCTGGAAGTGACCGCACACCGTGGTTGATTGACACCGTGAGGACGTTGACGTGACCGACATCGCCATGCTGCCCGAGTCCTGGCGCGGGGTTCTGGGTGACGAGCTGCAGCAGCCCTACTTCAAGGAGCTGACCGAGTTCGTCGAGGAGGAGCGGGCGAAGGGCCCCGTCTATCCGCCGCGCGAGGAGGTCTTCGCCGCGCTGGAGGCGACGCCGTACGACAAGGTCAAGGTCCTCGTCCTCGGCCAGGACCCGTACCACGGCGAGGGCCAGGGCCACGGCCTGTGCTTCTCCGTCCGGCCCGGAGTGAAGACGCCGCCCTCCCTGCGGAACATCTACAAGGAGATGCGTGAGGAGCTGGGCCTGGAGGTTCCGGACAACGGCTACCTGATGCCGTGGGCCGAGCAGGGCGTCCTGCTGCTCAACGCGGTGCTCACGGTGCGGGCCGGCGAGGCCAACTCGCACAAGGCCCGCGGCTGGGAGAAGTTCACCGACGCGGTGATCCGCGCGGTCGTCTCACGCCCCGACCCGGCGGTCTTCGTTTTGTGGGGCAACTACGCCCAGAAGAAGCTCCCGCTGATCGACGAGACCCGGCACACCGTGGTCAAGGGCGCCCACCCCTCCCCCCTCTCCGCCAAAAAATTCTTCGGCTCCCGCCCCTTCACCCAGATCAACGAGGCCATCGCCCACCAGGGCCACACCCCCATCGATTGGCGCATCCCGAACCTGGGCTGAAAGGCGCCCCGAGGTGCAGCGCCCCGAAGGGGCGCGGGGAACTGCGCGACCAGCCCCCACCGGCCCGCAGTCGGCCACCGGCCATCGCACAACGGCGCTGCCTGCCCCCGTTTCCCGGCGGAGCCATCTAGCCTCGGCCACGACACAACGGCCAACAGCCCGGAGGGCCCCGTGGCGGAGCGACAGGAGCGGACGGCGCCGGACACCGTGCCGACCCGGATCGGTCAGGTCGTGATGCTGCATCACGGCGGCGACCGCGAAGAGGCCCGCAGCCGCTTCCTGCGGCTGTGGGCCGAACTCGGCGAACACGGCGACCCCCTGCACCGCTGCACCCTGGCCCACTACCTCGCCGACACCCAGGACGACCCCGCCGACGAACTCGCCTGGGACCTGCGGGCCCTGTCCGCAGCCGAGGAACTGGCGGACGGCCGCTCCACCGCCGGCCCCTCGGAGCTGCGCGGCTTCTACCCGTCGCTGCACCTCAACCTGGCCGCCGACTACCTCAAGCTGGGCCGCTCCGAGGCCGCCCGCGCGCACCTGAACCGGGCCCGCCGCGCGGCCGGCGCCCTCACCGACGACGACTACGGCCACGGCGACGGCGTCCGCGCGGCCATCAGCCGGCTCGAACTGAGGCTGGACGACGACGGACCGCCCGGCGGCGAGTCCTGGGGCCGGCCGCGCCGCCCCAGCTGATGCACTCCGGCCGGTGTCCGCCGGCCCGGCTGACACCGGCCGACGGACACCCTCAGCGGCCGTACGCCTGCTTGCAGATCACCGCCTCGGGACTGTCCTGGTGCCAGCCGCCGTACTTCTTGCCGAGCGCGCACACGTCCGGGCCCGCGGGAACGGAGTGGGAGAGGCGCGGCAGGTCGACCCGAGCATGCCCCGAGTGCTCGGGGTGCTCCGGACGCGGCCGGGGAGGCGCGGGCGCGGCCGGCGGACGGTGCGCGGCCGGGGGGCCGGGCGCTGCCCGGTGCCCGGACGCGTGCTGTTCCCGGTGCGGGCCGACCATCTCCAGTGCCTCCTGGGCGGGTGCCTGCACCACGCGCGGCTCGGTGCTGCCGTCCGGCCGGGGCGCCGACGGCTGTACGGGCGCCGAGTCCGGCGCGGCTGCCGGGGCCGCCGGGCGCTGGACCGTCACACAGCCGGAGAGGGCCGAGACGGCCACGGTGACCAGGAGCGCTGCGGTCGTCGTCGTTCGATGCACCGCGCCACTGTGCTGGCTCGGCCCCCGACTCCGCACCGAAGACCGGAGGTTGCTGCCCCCGTACGGGTGATCTCGTACCCCGTACGAGGGGAACCGGCGTGCCGACGGTGACGTCTGCCGCTCCTCAGTCTCCGGTGGCGCCGTCGATCCGCTCCCGGATGAGGTCGGCATGGCCGTTGTGCCGGGCGTACTCCTCGATCATGTGGGTGTAGATCCAGCGGAGGCTGAACGCCTGCCGGGAGTTGTGGCTCAGCCCCTTGGAGAAGTCGT
Coding sequences within it:
- a CDS encoding DMT family transporter codes for the protein MSSSTVTSSAPPRSPSPAVPGPRLDWRLRFGALSLIWGFSFLLIKVGTEGYAPFQVTLGRLVFGTAVLAAAMAVKRERLPRGGRTWAHMAVAAFFLNALPFSLFAFAELTIPSTLAGVCNATSPLWGMILSLVALSEDRPTRVRVAGLGLGFLGVLTVLGAWQGFQGLDATGTGMALLASLSYPVGWIYVRRTLAGTGNSHLSMTGAQLLLATVQLAVVTPLFTSFPAHFAVVPLLAVAALGALGTGLAVLIQYGLVAEVGPTTAQMVTYFIPVIATAAGVAVLGESLHWTTPVGAVIVIAGAALTQVRRGG
- a CDS encoding LysR family transcriptional regulator, translated to MLNLERLRTLDALARHGSVSAAAEALHVTTSAVSQQLGKLEREVAQQLLAKNGRGVRLTDAGRLLSEHAARILSQVELAQSDLEAHRGQVVGELRLSAFPTAARGLFPTALAGLRAEHPGLRVRSSELEPENGIAGVVRGDLDLAVVLDWYNKPMPVPDGLVKAPLLDDPADVALPVGHRLADREEVDLAEFAEDEWITWGEGEFCHEWLIFTLRSKGVEPIVGHRAGETHTQLGLVAAGLGVCIAPLLGRDPVPPGVVMVPLAQRVRRHVYVVWRADADRRPSIRAAVGALRAAARQFG
- a CDS encoding pyridoxamine 5'-phosphate oxidase family protein, whose protein sequence is MTVTEQRRGRKIMMTPGELDAFLTAQRTCRVATVSADGAPHVSALWFAWDGASLWLYSVVRSRRWAQLRRDPRVAVVVDSGEEYDQLRGVELSGRVEFVGEAPRTGELCAELDTAETLFARKNFGLDEMPHDGRHAWVRLTPEKTVSWDFRKLGAS
- a CDS encoding cysteine hydrolase, coding for MPSYDRLGELLDPAGTVLLTVECQQGVVGPDGALPDLAREARSAVGNVARLVAAAHASGVQVIHAVAERRPDGRGASRNARLFRAAERLPVRQLTGTAAVRVAPPIEVAREDIVVRRLHGLSPVQGTEVDALLRNLGCRTLIVTGVSANVAIPNAVFDAVNRGYTAVVPADAIAGVPADYTDAMIRNTLALVATVTSTEDVLRHLGRSRGTA
- a CDS encoding Rieske (2Fe-2S) protein; translated protein: MSSASPRPTPGPTRRTVVAAAAGAAGLAAALTACGSGADSSNSVTTGSGSSGSSGSTGSSGSTGAQADGAAGSTSLAKTSDIPEGGGKIFKDHGVVVTQPTAGTFKAFSSKCTHQGCAVTTIADGAIICPCHKSHFSVEDGSVKQGPATQALPAEKITVSGDEIALA
- a CDS encoding HipA family kinase, encoding MLKEVTVTRYITPLREGGSLPGLVEADDFGTYVIKFTGAGQGRKTLVAEVVCGELARRLGFRMPRLVTLHLDAVLGLGEPEQQVQELLRSSGGTNLGMDFLSGVLGFDPLAFPVDPAEAGRIVWFDALVNNVDRSWRNPNLLVHRGELWLIDHGATMIWHHNWPSAAASAARPYDASDHALARCAPDVAAAAAELAPLVTEDLLAEVTAAVPDAWLADEPGFTGPDDLRRAYARPLLARAAVVHERITGIEEGA
- a CDS encoding DUF3037 domain-containing protein; this encodes MSEHHIHMAGHVVERHITRAGQGGDRDVFEYALLRVVPRVERGECINAGVLVYCRAHAYVGARTHLDEARLLALDPRADVAGVRAALGAVERVCEGGDGAGQAARDDAGRRFRWLIAPRSTVLRPGPVHTGLTVDPAAEAERLLDLLVR
- the fabG gene encoding 3-oxoacyl-ACP reductase FabG, which encodes MSTTEQRVAIVTGAARGIGAATAVRLAAGGRAVAVIDLDEAACKDTVEKITAAGGKAIAVGADVSDEAQVAAAVARVADELGAPTILVNNAGVLRDNLLFKMSVSDWDTVMSVHLRGSFLMTKAVQKHMVDAGFGRVVNLSSSSALGNRGQVNYSAAKAGLQGFTKTLAIELGKFGITANAVAPGFIATEMTKATADRVGMGFDDFKKAAATQIPVQRVGEPEDIANAIAFFTGEAAGFVSGQVLYVAGGPLD
- a CDS encoding SDR family oxidoreductase, with translation MTELPELSGRAALVTGASRGIGYGIAEALVARGDRVCITGRNEDALKEAVETLGSDRVIGVAGKAHDLDHQSEAVARTMEAFGRVDFLVNNAGTNPVFGPIADLDLNVARKVFETNVVSALGLAQKTWHAWQKDNGGAIVNIASIAGLAPSPFIGAYGISKAAMINLTQQLAHEFAPKVRVNAIAPAVVKTKFAQALYEGREAEAAAAYPLGRLGVPSDIGGAAAFLTSEQSAWVTGQTLVVDGGLFLNAGV
- a CDS encoding ABC transporter substrate-binding protein, with amino-acid sequence MFNRNRFLRRVAAIASISLVAGCGLLSNGSDSEGTIVVGTTSAPSTLDPAASWDGSWELFRNIYQTLLAYPSGATTPQPDAAESCSFTDNSSRTYRCTLRAGMKFADGDALDAKAVQHSIDRIRTINAPSGPAGLLGSLDSVDTKGDREVVFHLNKPDATFPFVLATPAMSIVDPDDYPANSLRKDDKVYGSGPYQLKSYDEGKEAVLVRNDNYKGFAKRQNDAVTIRYFQDSSEMVKALRDKQIDVTYRGLAADDIIALQKHGNSDLQLVDGAGIDISYLVFNPKDSWAKQPAVRKAVAQVIDRGAIAHKVYKDTVDPLYSMVPKGLTGHTTGFFDDYGYPSVSKARSILKDAGITQKVPLTFWYTTDRYGSETGLMFKELKRQLDDSGLFTITLQSRPWKSYVVGYQKGEYPVFGRGWFPDFPDADNFIAPFVGQQNALGTPYPAPEITNKLLPHSRRESDRGQVVKDLEQAQQILVNDARLIPLWQGRQYVAASDDISGGEQALDPSTIMEMWMLHRKTSW
- the ung gene encoding uracil-DNA glycosylase; the protein is MTDIAMLPESWRGVLGDELQQPYFKELTEFVEEERAKGPVYPPREEVFAALEATPYDKVKVLVLGQDPYHGEGQGHGLCFSVRPGVKTPPSLRNIYKEMREELGLEVPDNGYLMPWAEQGVLLLNAVLTVRAGEANSHKARGWEKFTDAVIRAVVSRPDPAVFVLWGNYAQKKLPLIDETRHTVVKGAHPSPLSAKKFFGSRPFTQINEAIAHQGHTPIDWRIPNLG
- a CDS encoding tetratricopeptide repeat protein, which encodes MAERQERTAPDTVPTRIGQVVMLHHGGDREEARSRFLRLWAELGEHGDPLHRCTLAHYLADTQDDPADELAWDLRALSAAEELADGRSTAGPSELRGFYPSLHLNLAADYLKLGRSEAARAHLNRARRAAGALTDDDYGHGDGVRAAISRLELRLDDDGPPGGESWGRPRRPS